In the Arachis ipaensis cultivar K30076 chromosome B10, Araip1.1, whole genome shotgun sequence genome, one interval contains:
- the LOC107620695 gene encoding uncharacterized protein LOC107620695: MVKEEWRGLGEIPFTDKLRALTVPLGRWHRDNFGDMDNKILKLEEEIQKIDDMVGNGSYDRTVEARRKALVACCEKWYVRKELHWKQMSRSRHAKDMDKNTRYFHNLASARRRNNRIDTLIINGRLIRNQARIKLAVREFYKDLYHQERSPEMGFRDGLVERISDEDFIALEMLPSPEEIKEAVWDCESSKAPRCDGYNMNFIKKCWADIGSNFTAAVLGFFQSSRLSHDANVTWVALSPKFTGAKEIKDLRPISMVGCVYKVILKMLVRRMRGVMPGLVGETQSAFAKGRKIHDGALIACETVQWIERGRRKRQ, from the coding sequence ATGGTCAAGGAGGAATGGAGAGGGCTGGGCGAGATACCATTTACCGATAAACTGAGGGCGTTGACGGTTCCTTTGGGAAGATGGCATAGAGACAACTTTGGTGATATGGACAATAAAATTTTGAAGTTGGAGGAAGAGATTCAGAAGATTGATGACATGGTCGGTAATGGGAGCTATGATAGGACAGTGGAAGCAAGACGGAAGGCGCTAGTGGCTTGTTGCGAGAAATGGTATGTGAGGAAAGAactacattggaagcagatgtcaagGTCGAGGCATGCGAAGGACATGGATAAAAATACGAGGTACTTCCACAACCTAGCTTCTGCCAGACGGAGAAATAATAGGATTGATACTTTAATCATTAATGGAAGATTGATAAGGAATCAAGCTAGGATTAAGCTTGCCGTCAGGGAGTTTTATAAAGACTTATATCATCAAGAGAGGTCTCCTGAGATGGGGTTCAGAGATGGTCTGGTAGAAAGGATTAGCGACGAGGATTTTATTGCTCTAGAGATGCTACCGTCACCTGAGGAGATTAAAGAGGCAGTGTGGGATTGTGAATCATCCAAGGCTCCAAGATGTGACGGTtacaacatgaacttcataaagaagTGCTGGGCTGATATAGGTTCGAATTTCACGGCAGCGGTACTTGGCTTTTTCCAATCTTCAAGGCTGTCGCATGATGCTAATGTCACGTGGGTGGCGTTGTCCCCCAAGTTTACTGGTGctaaggaaatcaaagatctGCGTCCGATTAGCATGGTGGGGTGTGTATACAAGGTAATTTTGAAGATGCTGGTTAGGAGAATGAGGGGTGTCATGCCAGGGTTAGTTGGTGAAACACAGAGTGCTTTTGCTAAGGGTCGGAAGATTCATGACGGGGCTCTAATCGCATGCGAAACGGTTCAGTGGAttgaaagaggaagaagaaagcggCAGTAA
- the LOC110268431 gene encoding uncharacterized protein LOC110268431, with translation MGFGQRWRGWVMECVSTSSMSVLINGSPSKPFKMERGLRQGDPLSPFLFVLVVDVLHRMIGKAVRNGRISPLLVRRDHIELSHLQFADDTVLFCPPEEETIKNYRRLLRCFQLIVLGCKQANLPVKYLGISLGANPRMVKTWKPVIDKVEEKLSLWKAKILNKAGVAGGNGPGGYIKLQFHKDYLERPGPSQSRVVYLVCPDWQSQYEGETESAWGHSPRR, from the exons ATGGGATTTGGTCAAAGATGGAGGGGttgggttatggagtgtgtgaGCACGTCCTCTATGTCAGTACTGATAAATGGCTCACCGTCCaagccgttcaagatggaaagGGGCCTGCGACAAGGGGATCCTCTATCCCCTTTTCTATTCGTACTTGTTGTTGATGTCCTACATAGGATGATTGGAAAGGCTGTGAGAAACGGTCGTATATCGCCGTTGTTGGTTAGGAGAGATCATATTGAGCTGTCGCACCTACAGTTTGCAGATGATACTGTCTTATTCTGCCCTCCTGAGGAAGAGACAATTAAGAACTATAGGAGGTTGCTTCGATGCTTTCAGTTGAT TGTGTTGGGATGTAAGCAAGCCAATCTACCAGTTAAATATCTGGGTATCTCACTAGGAGCAAACCCAAGGATGGTTAAGACATGGAAGCCAGTAATAGACaaagtggaggagaagcttaGCCTCTGGAAGGCCAAGATCCTAAATAAGGCCG gtgttgcaggTGGAAATGGTCCCGGAGGATATATCAAGCTACAGTTTCACAAGGACTATTTGGAAAGGCCTGGTCCCTCCCAGAGTAGAGTTGTTTATCTGGTTTGCCCTGATTGGCAGAGTCAATACGAAGGAGAGACTGAGTCAGCTTGGGGTCATTCACCAAGAAGATAA